Proteins encoded together in one Quercus lobata isolate SW786 chromosome 3, ValleyOak3.0 Primary Assembly, whole genome shotgun sequence window:
- the LOC115979545 gene encoding uncharacterized protein LOC115979545, producing MDSCSSVITPEDVLESLMNDGTIDALRLKIINQLKANEELKNTTIKMAEQSKVLNTPGAEKQTKRELFDALRQELEAPVLEKASKSVWELILDSNGLGKEISEMVEKVFSRLSGREPPLFPLPDGVAHINKEIENEKEKGKGKEWADENKEKENSPSSLKKRSFSELNAGGACEAASISGDSPAILEDSSKSPNQV from the exons ATGGACTCATGTTCATCAGTGATAACTCCAGAGGATGTGTTGGAATCGCTAATGAATGATGGTACAATAGACGCGCTCAGATTGAAGATCATCAACCAGCTCAAAGCCAat GAAGAGCTTAAGAATACTACTATTAAAATGGCTGAACAGAGTAAAGTTCTTAACACCCCTGGGGCAGAGAAACAAACCAAAAGAGAGTTGTTTGATGCGCTAAGGCAGGAACTTGA AGCTCCAGTGCTGGAGAAAGCTTCTAAATCAGTTTGGGAGCTAATTTTGGACAGTAATGGTCTGGGGAAGGAAATTAGTGAGATGGTTGAAAAGGTATTTTCTCGATTGAGTGGCCGGGAACCTCCATTGTTTCCCTTGCCAGACGGTGTGGCTCAtattaataaagaaattgagaatgaaaaagaaaaaggaaaaggaaaagaatgggctgatgaaaacaaagaaaaggagaatTCTCCCTCTTCATTAAAGAAAAGGAGTTTTAGTGAATTGAATGCAGGAGGTGCATGTGAAGCTGCAAGCATATCTGGTGATTCTCCAGCCATACTAGAAGATTCTAGTAAATCACCCAACCAAGTTTGA
- the LOC115982771 gene encoding peptide chain release factor PrfB2, chloroplastic-like, with product MLNSKLRKSCRSSTISLQNPKISYFFSSFSHKSTETPSGSCQFSHSAPENPISPSGSCSNSLPSIKNPNGFHQNPLFSSLSESKNPISASGSPGSRPNFSGFCPNSLPNTKNPNGFHQIPLFSTLSASGSCFSSLPSSKKRCQFHQSPVIWTQSHYFSTEAVVEPSTTDGLTVEGIMASNWTILDESESDWRSHAAAVAQSIHLIKKRLKWKKLVVRLDMLSMQLNKPDIWDDPVHAGKISREHGSLMGKMKEVRAFERELLEHIDMIKLAHEENDVELESESLKALHRMRKNSKEKELQAMLAGEQDPCSCYIEVQAGAGGTESMDWAAMVMQMYKLWAQQRRYKVTVVDEMPGEIAGIKRATIKVDGEYAFGYAKAEVGVHRLVRISPFDSNKRRHTSFAAVAVIPIMGDGSTRVQINESDLRIERFRAGGAGGQHVNTTESAVRIVHIPTGVTATCQNERSQHQNKASAMAVLQSRLDQLEMARQAQMNALHTQSLTDITWGSQIRSYVLHPYRMVKDLRTSYEVSDPDSVLEGDLDGFIMSYLSASLDKDVDDQ from the exons AGCACCAGAAAACCCCATTTCACCATCTGGGTCTTGCTCCAATTCACTTCCAAGTATCAAAAACCCTAATGGGTTCCACCAAAATCCACTCTTTTCATCACTCTCAGAATCCAAAAACCCTATTTCAGCTTCTGGGTCTCCCGGTTCTAGGCCTAACTTTTCTGGGTTTTGCCCCAATTCacttccaaacaccaaaaatccTAATGGGTTTCACCAAATTCCACTCTTTTCAACACTTTCAGCTTCTGGGTCTTGCTTCAGTTCACTCCCAAGCAGCAAAAAGCGTTGTCAGTTTCACCAAAGTCCAGTCATTTGGACACAGTCTCACTATTTTAGTACTGAAGCTGTTGTGGAGCCCTCAACCACGGACGGGCTCACCGTCGAGGGGATTATGGCTAGTAATTGGACAATTCTtgatgagagtgagagtgatTGGAGGAGTCATGCTGCTGCAGTTGCTCAATCCATTCATCTAATCAAGAAGCGCTTGAAG TGGAAGAAATTGGTGGTTAGGTTGGATATGTTATCGATGCAGCTGAATAAGCCAGATATTTGGGATGATCCTGTGCATGCCGGTAAGATAAGCCGTGAACATGGTTCACTTATGGGTAAAATGAAAGAAGTGAGGGCATTTGAGCGAGAATTGTTAGAGCATATTGACATGATTAAGCTTGCTCATGAAGAGAATGATGTGGAGTTGGAATCG GAATCATTGAAAGCTTTGCATAGgatgagaaaaaattcaaaagagaaagagcTTCAAGCTATGTTAGCTGGAGAGCAGGATCCCTGCTCTTGTTACATAGag GTTCAAGCTGGAGCTGGGGGTACTGAGAGCATGGATTGGGCAGCAATGGTTATGCAGATGTATAAACTGTGGGCTCAGCAACGTAGATATAAAGTAACTGTGGTGGATGAAATGCCTGGTGAGATTGCCGGAATCAAG CGGGCAACAATCAAAGTGGATGGTGAATATGCTTTTGGATATGCCAAAGCAGAGGTAGGAGTGCACAGGTTGGTACGTATCTCCCCTTTTGACAGTAACAAGCGCCGCCATACTTCATTTGCTGCTGTTGCTGTAATTCCAATCATGGGTGATGGATCTACCCGTGTACAAATCAATGAATCTGATCTCCGTATTGAGCGATTTCGTGCTGGGGGTGCTGGCGGCCAGCATGTTAATACGACTGAGAGTGCTGTGAGGATAGTTCACATCCCTACAGGAGTTACTGCCACTTGTCAAAATGAAAG ATCACAACATCAAAATAAGGCTTCAGCTATGGCTGTGCTTCAGTCTCGATTGGACCAACTTGAGATGGCTCGCCAGGCTCAGATGAATGCGCTACATACACAATCTCTCACTGACATAACTTGGGGCAGCCAGATCCGTAGTTATGTGCTCCAT CCTTACCGCATGGTGAAAGATCTCCGAACTAGCTATGAGGTCTCAGATCCTGATTCTGTCCTTGAAGGAGATCTGGATGGCTTCATCATGAGCTATTTGTCAGCCTCCTTGGATAAAGATGTAGATGACCAATAA
- the LOC115982587 gene encoding uncharacterized protein LOC115982587 codes for MVHGHDGHIPTLIERRGGSERPLVLSVNSRKETSYWIQISEIAKKRLKEAKTTVENIEKLYLNQTLMSLPWLGLKLSESSLDFIYNIVNDTAAQASAAKEAKFKASAAAEAKFISDSEKLKASNFGASLLRIGSWMVQPPREGALVVKIYFAKRKLVWEILENALKKKIEIQWSDIIGIRARIMEDKPGILEIELNNRPAFFDESNPMPRKHTMWKISSDFTDNQAQIYRLHYLEFPPGTLDKHYEKLLQCDPNLLKLSQRPFPSLSSPYFHTDCYNGRKEFSLDFYRHGQLPLPFSSMHSPFKSIQQIQAYEQAHQQYLLTTNSTSPISVMDFSPHSDGAISNQGVDDPRMAMWYQRMINPANVLGRDQMQGPFSMAIPTQVNPAISGQNYNVSAAWPNSDTQILDDIQSRLLSDKKFQFGYDPYLEVESLNNLVPDLQKEMNPTSNFETCLLGEAEHTGMKNVRNVTRVNSLGSLMALPTEEQPASSTLYTQSVNWLPQSQDPNVNFMMHRPGNNTSMDTVFDPDPKVDTDDPTMVDFTTTNNFDGDNHWT; via the exons ATGGTGCATGGCCACGATGGTCATATTCCTACGTTAATAGAGAGACGTGGAGGATCTGAAAGGCCACTGGTTCTTTCTGTGAATAGTAGGAAAGAGACATCTTATTGGATTCAGATTTCAGAAATAGCAAAGAAGAGACTGAAGGAAGCAAAAACAACAGTTGAGAACATCGAaaag ctTTATCTCAATCAAACTCTTATGAGTTTACCATGGTTGGGTTTGAAACTTTCGGAGTCAAGCTTGGACTTCATATACAACATAGTTAATGATACTGCTGCACAAGCAAGTGCAGCAAAAGAAGCAAAGTTTAAAGCAAGTGCTGCAGCAGAAGCAAAGTTTATTAGCGATTCTGAGAAATTGAAGGCTTCAAATTTCGGTGCATCACTCTTAAGAATAGGCTCATGGATG gTACAGCCTCCACGTGAAGGTGCTTTAGTAGTAAAGATTTATTTTGCCAAGCGAAAACTAGTGTGGGAAATTCTAGAGAATGctttgaagaaaaagattgaaataCAATGGTCTGATATTATAGGAATTCGAGCTAGAATTATGGAAGATAAGCCTGGAATTCTAGAGATTGAg CTTAACAATCGTCCTGCTTTCTTTGACGAAAGTAATCCAATGCCGCGCAAGCACACCATGTGGAAGATTAGTTCAGACTTTACTGATAATCAAGCTCAAATTTACAG GTTGCACTATCTTGAATTTCCTCCAGGAACCCTTGACAAACACTATGAGAAGCTCCTGCAATGTGACCCCAATTTGTTAAAGTTGAGCCAAAGACCTTTCCCAAGTCTTAGTTCTCCTTACTTCCATACAGATTGCTACAATGGGCGTAAAGAATTTTCTTTGGATTTTTATAGACACGGGCAGTTACCTTTACCATTCTCGAGTATGCATTCGCCATTTAAATCTATTCAACAAATTCAGGCATATGAACAAGCCCACCAACAATACCTTCTTACAACGAATTCAACTTCACCAATATCAG TTATGGATTTCTCTCCACATTCAGATGGAGCCATTAGCAACCAAGGAGTTGATGATCCAAGGATGGCAATGTGGTATCAAAGGATGATTAATCCTGCAAACGTTCTAGGGAGAGATCAAATGCAAGGGCCATTTTCTATGGCTATACCAACCCAAGTAAATCCAGCCATATCTGGTCAAAACTATAATGTGTCAGCAGCTTGGCCTAATTCAGACACTCAAATCCTAGATGATATTCAAAGCCGATTGCTGAgtgacaaaaaatttcaatttggttATGACCCTTACTTAGAGGTGGAGTCATTGAACAACTTAGTACCTGACTTGCAAAAAGAAATGAACCCAACAAGCAACTTCGAAACCTGTTTGTTGGGTGAAGCTGAACACACAGGTATGAAAAATGTGCGGAATGTCACAAGGGTGAACTCCTTGGGTTCATTGATGGCGTTGCCAACAGAAGAGCAACCTGCAAGTAGCACTCTCTATACACAGTCTGTTAACTGGCTACCTCAATCTCAAGATCCTAATGTGAATTTTATGATGCATCGACCTGGGAACAACACTTCAATGGATACAGTTTTTGATCCAGATCCTAAAGTTGATACAGATGATCCAACAATGGTAGATTTCACAACTACTAATAATTTTGATGGGGACAATCACTGGACATGA